One window from the genome of Elephas maximus indicus isolate mEleMax1 chromosome 8, mEleMax1 primary haplotype, whole genome shotgun sequence encodes:
- the TSPAN33 gene encoding tetraspanin-33 isoform X1, which translates to MARRPGAAAVYGEDFSFINPLVKYLLFFFNMLFWVIALGMVAVGVYARLMKHAEAALASLALDPAILLIVVGVLMFLLTFCGCIGSLRENICLLQTFSLCLTVVFLLQLAAGILGFVFSDEARGKVSDIINNAIVHYRDDLDLQNLIDYGQKEFSCCGGISYKDWSLNMYFNCSDDNPSRERCSVPYSCCLPTPNQAVINTMCGQGMQALDYLAASKVIYPNGCIDKLVNWIHSNLFLLGGVALGLAIPQLVGILLSQILVSQIRDQIKLQLYNQQHQADPWY; encoded by the exons aTGGCCCGGAGACCCGGCGCGGCGGCCGTCTACGGCGAGGATTTCTCCTTCATCAACCCGCTGGTGAAATATCtgctcttcttcttcaatatGCTTTTCTGG GTGATCGCCTTGGGGATGGTGGCCGTGGGTGTCTACGCTCGGCTGATGAAGCATGCAG AAGCAGCCTTGGCCAGCCTGGCGTTGGACCCTGCTATCCTCCTGATTGTGGTAGGCGTCCTCATGTTCCTGCTCACCTTCTGCGGCTGCATCGGATCCCTCCGTGAGAACATCTGCCTCCTGCAGACG TTCTCTCTCTGCCTCACCGTCGTGTTCCTGCTACAGCTGGCTGCTGGTATCCTGGGCTTTGTCTTCTCAGATGAG GCAAGGGGGAAAGTGAGCGACATCATCAACAATGCCATCGTGCACTACAGAGATGACTTGGATCTGCAGAACCTCATTGATTATGGCCAGAAGGAG TTCAGCTGCTGTGGAGGGATTTCCTACAAGGACTGGTCCCTGAACATGTACTTCAACTGCTCGGATGACAACCCCAGCCGCGAGCGCTGCTCTGTGCCTTACTCCTGCTGCTTGCCCACCCCCAACCAG GCAGTGATCAACACCATGTGTGGCCAAGGTATGCAGGCCCTTGATTACTTGGCAGCTAGTAAAGTCATCTACCCCAATGGCTGTATTGACAAACTGGTCAACTGGATACACAGCAATCTCTTCTTACTTGGCGGTGTGGCACTGGGCCTCGCCATCCCCCAG CTGGTGGGAATCCTGCTGTCCCAGATTCTGGTGAGTCAGATCAGAGACCAAATCAAGCTTCAGCTCTACAACCAGCAGCACCAGGCTGACCCATGGTACTGA
- the TSPAN33 gene encoding tetraspanin-33 isoform X2, whose amino-acid sequence MARRPGAAAVYGEDFSFINPLVKYLLFFFNMLFWVIALGMVAVGVYARLMKHAAALASLALDPAILLIVVGVLMFLLTFCGCIGSLRENICLLQTFSLCLTVVFLLQLAAGILGFVFSDEARGKVSDIINNAIVHYRDDLDLQNLIDYGQKEFSCCGGISYKDWSLNMYFNCSDDNPSRERCSVPYSCCLPTPNQAVINTMCGQGMQALDYLAASKVIYPNGCIDKLVNWIHSNLFLLGGVALGLAIPQLVGILLSQILVSQIRDQIKLQLYNQQHQADPWY is encoded by the exons aTGGCCCGGAGACCCGGCGCGGCGGCCGTCTACGGCGAGGATTTCTCCTTCATCAACCCGCTGGTGAAATATCtgctcttcttcttcaatatGCTTTTCTGG GTGATCGCCTTGGGGATGGTGGCCGTGGGTGTCTACGCTCGGCTGATGAAGCATGCAG CAGCCTTGGCCAGCCTGGCGTTGGACCCTGCTATCCTCCTGATTGTGGTAGGCGTCCTCATGTTCCTGCTCACCTTCTGCGGCTGCATCGGATCCCTCCGTGAGAACATCTGCCTCCTGCAGACG TTCTCTCTCTGCCTCACCGTCGTGTTCCTGCTACAGCTGGCTGCTGGTATCCTGGGCTTTGTCTTCTCAGATGAG GCAAGGGGGAAAGTGAGCGACATCATCAACAATGCCATCGTGCACTACAGAGATGACTTGGATCTGCAGAACCTCATTGATTATGGCCAGAAGGAG TTCAGCTGCTGTGGAGGGATTTCCTACAAGGACTGGTCCCTGAACATGTACTTCAACTGCTCGGATGACAACCCCAGCCGCGAGCGCTGCTCTGTGCCTTACTCCTGCTGCTTGCCCACCCCCAACCAG GCAGTGATCAACACCATGTGTGGCCAAGGTATGCAGGCCCTTGATTACTTGGCAGCTAGTAAAGTCATCTACCCCAATGGCTGTATTGACAAACTGGTCAACTGGATACACAGCAATCTCTTCTTACTTGGCGGTGTGGCACTGGGCCTCGCCATCCCCCAG CTGGTGGGAATCCTGCTGTCCCAGATTCTGGTGAGTCAGATCAGAGACCAAATCAAGCTTCAGCTCTACAACCAGCAGCACCAGGCTGACCCATGGTACTGA